A part of Pseudomonas lutea genomic DNA contains:
- a CDS encoding tetratricopeptide repeat-containing response regulator has product MLAWNQKTFLIVDDFSDFRSSVRSMLRELGVKEVDTADTGEQALKMCSQKRYDFILHDFNLGDGKKNGQQVLEDLMTDRLISHESVFVMVTAENSQAMVMSALEWEPDAYLTKPFNRASLAQRLEKIVQRKTLLKPILQALDRGNPAEVLTACVALTKQDPRFAPLCLRYKADALRDLNQHEPLETFLKSILADRPQPWAYVALGKLLFKRGRNPEAQTVYEEAIRAFNAMPVLYDGLADVLMASGDNKRAQKMLEEAVRLSPYAVRRQRLLGKLALENQDFDGASKAYRQAVSQGQFSRFKDPETNLGLAQALISRGGERGLDARTRVEINQTLTEVAKENGNDAGLQVRARLMKATSVASSDPEMAAKLTEQAMERLEGMEQFLSADAALAVASQLKSLGQADAGAGILKSCAEIYGDDPLVMQNIAKQTDDPEILGAGKAAIDFNLQGIRCYRAGKLGEAQDLFRQGLALQPKNISIALNMAQSLLHMGVKNLDAASLAECQNSLKLVGKMPETDPRFERFQKLRIRAFGE; this is encoded by the coding sequence ATGCTGGCGTGGAATCAAAAAACCTTTCTGATCGTCGATGACTTTTCCGACTTCCGCAGCTCGGTCCGGTCGATGCTGCGCGAGCTGGGTGTCAAGGAAGTGGACACCGCCGACACCGGCGAACAGGCGCTGAAGATGTGCTCGCAGAAGCGCTACGACTTCATCCTGCACGATTTCAATCTGGGCGACGGCAAGAAGAATGGCCAGCAGGTGCTTGAAGACCTGATGACCGATCGGCTGATCAGCCACGAAAGCGTGTTCGTCATGGTCACCGCCGAGAACAGCCAGGCCATGGTGATGAGTGCGCTGGAGTGGGAGCCGGATGCCTACCTGACCAAGCCGTTCAACCGCGCGAGCCTGGCCCAGCGGCTGGAAAAGATTGTCCAGCGCAAAACCCTGCTCAAGCCGATTCTGCAGGCGCTGGACCGGGGCAATCCGGCCGAAGTGCTGACCGCCTGTGTAGCCCTGACCAAGCAGGACCCCCGGTTTGCGCCGCTGTGCCTGCGCTACAAGGCCGATGCGCTGCGTGATCTCAACCAGCACGAGCCGCTCGAGACGTTCCTCAAGTCAATCTTGGCCGACCGGCCGCAACCCTGGGCGTATGTAGCGCTGGGCAAGCTGCTGTTCAAGCGCGGGCGCAATCCCGAAGCGCAGACCGTGTACGAAGAGGCCATTCGCGCGTTCAATGCCATGCCGGTGTTGTACGACGGGCTCGCCGATGTGTTGATGGCCAGCGGCGATAACAAGCGTGCACAAAAGATGCTCGAAGAAGCGGTGCGCCTGTCGCCTTACGCGGTACGGCGTCAGAGGCTGCTGGGCAAGCTGGCACTGGAAAATCAAGACTTCGACGGCGCCTCAAAGGCCTATCGCCAGGCCGTTTCCCAAGGCCAGTTTTCACGGTTCAAAGACCCTGAAACCAATCTGGGCCTGGCTCAGGCGTTGATCAGCCGGGGCGGTGAGCGCGGGCTGGATGCGCGCACCCGCGTGGAGATCAACCAGACCCTGACCGAAGTGGCCAAGGAGAACGGCAACGACGCCGGGCTGCAAGTGCGCGCGCGCCTGATGAAAGCCACCAGCGTCGCGTCTTCGGACCCTGAAATGGCGGCCAAGCTGACCGAGCAGGCGATGGAACGCCTGGAAGGCATGGAGCAGTTCCTCAGCGCCGATGCTGCACTGGCTGTGGCGTCGCAGCTGAAGTCGCTGGGTCAGGCAGATGCCGGCGCTGGTATTCTGAAAAGCTGTGCCGAAATTTATGGCGACGATCCACTGGTCATGCAGAACATTGCCAAGCAGACCGACGACCCGGAGATCCTTGGCGCCGGCAAGGCGGCCATCGACTTCAACCTGCAGGGGATTCGCTGCTACCGCGCCGGCAAGTTGGGCGAAGCGCAGGATCTGTTCCGTCAAGGGTTGGCCTTGCAGCCGAAAAACATCAGTATCGCCCTCAACATGGCGCAGTCTTTGTTGCACATGGGCGTGAAGAATCTCGACGCGGCGAGTCTGGCCGAGTGCCAGAACAGCCTCAAGCTGGTGGGCAAGATGCCGGAGACCGATCCACGCTTCGAGCGCTTCCAGAAACTACGAATCAGGGCTTTCGGCGAATGA
- a CDS encoding methyl-accepting chemotaxis protein, with the protein MSWLTDLKLKTKLLSAFCLCALITVVVGVLGQSGIARLYDLFQGTVNNNMASIAKIDSVKANVIATNRDFFKVIGLSALKASPDDINAAIQSLKENQAQAEADFKIYRATPLQADEKAAGDDFERDWVTYISAALGALTVVQSGDLDQASKLAASSVTPSYRKTMGELKIMIESNARQAREQAQAGVETDRQVTWTLIIGSLIAVICAITLGLLVTRMITQPIYQSVASATRVAGGDLSQAVQLGGQDETGQLLKALADMQGSLKGTVQQIASASDQLASAAEELTVVTDDSNRGLMRQNDEIQQAATAVNEMTAAVEEVARNAASASQVSAQTSEDAIKGQQQVQQAVSAMNTMTVEITESTQRVEALAGQIRDITKVLDVIRGIAEQTNLLALNAAIEAARAGEQGRGFAVVADEVRALAHRTQTSTGEIESMITKVRNGADEAVQAMGKSQAIAVHTQSLATEAGHALERISEGVSQMNERNLVIASAAEEQAQVAREVDRNLVNIQDLSTQTAAGANQTSASSQALSRLAVSFHSMVGKFTL; encoded by the coding sequence ATGTCCTGGCTGACCGACCTGAAATTGAAGACCAAGTTGCTCTCGGCTTTTTGCCTGTGCGCATTGATCACCGTCGTGGTGGGCGTGCTGGGGCAGAGTGGTATCGCCCGGCTGTACGATTTGTTCCAGGGCACCGTCAACAACAACATGGCCTCGATTGCCAAGATTGACTCGGTCAAAGCCAATGTCATTGCGACCAACCGCGACTTCTTTAAAGTCATCGGCCTGAGCGCACTCAAAGCCAGCCCCGACGATATCAATGCGGCGATCCAGTCGCTGAAAGAAAACCAGGCCCAGGCCGAAGCCGACTTCAAGATTTACCGGGCCACACCCCTGCAGGCCGATGAAAAAGCCGCTGGCGACGACTTCGAGCGTGACTGGGTGACCTACATCAGCGCTGCGCTTGGCGCACTGACGGTGGTGCAAAGCGGGGATCTGGACCAGGCCAGCAAATTGGCAGCCAGCAGCGTGACGCCGAGCTATCGCAAGACCATGGGCGAGCTCAAGATCATGATTGAGTCCAACGCCAGGCAAGCCAGGGAACAGGCCCAGGCCGGGGTTGAAACCGACCGCCAGGTAACGTGGACGCTGATCATCGGCTCCTTGATTGCAGTGATCTGCGCCATCACCCTTGGCCTGTTGGTGACGCGGATGATTACGCAGCCGATCTACCAGTCGGTGGCCAGCGCCACCCGAGTAGCGGGCGGCGATTTGAGTCAGGCCGTCCAGCTCGGCGGCCAGGATGAAACCGGTCAATTGCTCAAGGCATTGGCCGACATGCAGGGCAGCCTCAAGGGCACGGTCCAGCAAATCGCCAGCGCGTCTGACCAACTCGCGTCCGCGGCCGAGGAACTGACGGTGGTGACGGACGACAGCAACCGCGGGCTGATGCGTCAGAACGATGAAATTCAGCAAGCCGCGACGGCCGTCAACGAGATGACCGCCGCAGTGGAAGAAGTGGCGCGCAATGCCGCGAGCGCGTCGCAAGTGTCTGCGCAGACTTCCGAGGATGCCATCAAGGGTCAGCAACAGGTGCAGCAGGCGGTCAGCGCGATGAACACGATGACGGTGGAAATCACCGAATCGACCCAGCGTGTCGAAGCGCTGGCCGGGCAGATCCGTGACATCACCAAAGTGCTGGACGTGATCCGCGGCATCGCCGAACAGACCAACCTGCTGGCACTCAACGCGGCCATCGAAGCAGCTCGTGCGGGCGAGCAGGGTCGAGGCTTTGCGGTGGTGGCAGACGAAGTACGCGCCCTCGCCCACCGCACTCAAACCTCTACCGGCGAAATCGAATCGATGATCACCAAGGTGCGCAACGGTGCCGACGAAGCCGTGCAGGCCATGGGCAAGAGTCAGGCGATCGCCGTGCATACCCAGTCATTGGCCACCGAGGCCGGACACGCGCTGGAGCGCATCAGCGAAGGCGTCAGCCAGATGAACGAGCGCAACCTGGTGATCGCAAGCGCGGCCGAAGAGCAGGCGCAGGTCGCCCGCGAGGTGGACCGCAATCTGGTGAACATTCAGGACCTGTCGACGCAAACGGCGGCGGGCGCCAATCAGACCAGCGCATCGAGTCAGGCACTCTCGCGCCTGGCGGTGTCGTTTCATTCAATGGTCGGCAAATTCACCCTGTAA
- the mqo gene encoding malate dehydrogenase (quinone) encodes MFKKTSTALLGLAISATFLQAHAAESKKVDVLLIGGGIMSSTLGVWLNELEPSWSMEMVERLDAVAEESSNGWNNAGTGHSGLAELNYTPEDKDGKVNIAKAIEINEAFQVTRQFLSWQVRQSVLKNPPSFINTTPHMSFVWGDDNIKFLKKRYDALQTSPLFRPMQYSEDPAQIAKWVPLMMEGRDPSQKLATTWTPIGTDVNWGEVTRQYVSYLQTRPNFDLKLSSEVNDITRNDDGSWHVEYKNLKDGTTTGTDAKFLFIGAGGGALKLLQKSGIPEAQEYAGFPVGGSFLVTENPTVAMQHMAKAYGIASTGAPPMSVPHLDTRVLDGKRVILFGPFATFSTKFLKEGSYLDLFSSMTTHNFWPMTKVGIEQYPLVEYLAGQLMLSDDDRFKALQEYFPHAKKEDWRLWQAGQRVQIIKRDADKGGVLKLGTEVVASQDGTIAALLGASPGASTAAPIMLNVLEKLFKNQVATPEWQAKIHQIVPSYGTKLNDSPAAVQQEWNYTAEVLQLGKPPVLDPSVGTSTAAPGKPAESKAASDMAL; translated from the coding sequence ATGTTCAAGAAAACCAGCACGGCTCTGTTGGGCCTGGCGATTTCGGCAACCTTCCTGCAAGCCCATGCCGCAGAAAGCAAGAAAGTCGATGTACTGCTGATCGGCGGCGGCATCATGAGTTCGACCCTGGGCGTATGGCTCAATGAGCTGGAGCCGAGCTGGTCGATGGAAATGGTCGAGCGCCTCGACGCCGTCGCAGAAGAAAGCTCCAACGGCTGGAACAACGCCGGCACCGGTCACTCCGGCCTTGCCGAGCTGAACTACACGCCGGAAGACAAAGACGGCAAGGTCAACATCGCCAAAGCCATCGAAATCAACGAAGCCTTTCAGGTCACCCGTCAGTTCCTCTCCTGGCAGGTTCGCCAGAGCGTCCTGAAGAACCCGCCTTCGTTCATCAACACCACTCCGCACATGAGCTTCGTGTGGGGCGATGACAACATCAAATTCCTCAAGAAGCGTTACGACGCGCTGCAGACCAGCCCGCTGTTCCGCCCGATGCAGTATTCCGAAGACCCGGCGCAAATCGCCAAGTGGGTCCCGCTGATGATGGAAGGCCGCGATCCTTCGCAGAAGCTGGCGACCACCTGGACGCCGATCGGTACCGACGTCAACTGGGGTGAAGTCACCCGTCAGTACGTGTCCTACCTGCAGACCCGCCCGAACTTTGACTTGAAGCTGTCCAGCGAAGTCAACGACATCACGCGCAACGACGACGGCTCGTGGCACGTTGAATACAAGAACCTGAAAGACGGCACCACCACCGGTACCGACGCCAAGTTCCTGTTCATCGGTGCAGGCGGCGGGGCGCTGAAGCTGCTGCAGAAATCCGGCATCCCTGAAGCTCAGGAATACGCAGGCTTCCCGGTTGGCGGCTCGTTCCTGGTGACCGAGAACCCGACCGTCGCCATGCAGCACATGGCCAAGGCCTACGGCATCGCCTCCACCGGCGCGCCGCCCATGTCGGTTCCACACCTGGACACCCGCGTGCTCGACGGCAAGCGCGTGATCCTGTTTGGCCCGTTCGCAACCTTCTCCACCAAGTTCCTGAAAGAAGGTTCGTACCTGGACCTCTTCAGCAGCATGACCACCCACAACTTCTGGCCAATGACCAAAGTGGGCATCGAACAGTACCCACTGGTCGAATACCTCGCCGGGCAGTTGATGCTGTCTGACGACGATCGCTTCAAGGCGCTGCAGGAATACTTCCCGCATGCCAAAAAAGAAGACTGGCGCTTGTGGCAAGCCGGTCAGCGCGTGCAGATCATCAAGCGTGATGCCGACAAGGGCGGCGTGCTGAAGCTGGGCACCGAGGTCGTCGCTTCGCAGGACGGCACCATCGCCGCATTGCTGGGCGCATCGCCAGGCGCTTCGACTGCTGCACCCATCATGCTGAACGTCCTGGAGAAGCTCTTCAAAAACCAGGTCGCGACGCCGGAATGGCAAGCGAAGATCCATCAGATCGTGCCGAGCTATGGCACCAAGCTGAACGACTCACCGGCCGCGGTTCAGCAAGAGTGGAACTACACCGCCGAAGTCCTGCAACTGGGCAAACCGCCTGTGCTTGACCCAAGTGTCGGCACCAGCACCGCTGCTCCGGGCAAGCCTGCCGAGAGCAAAGCTGCCAGCGACATGGCGCTCTAA
- a CDS encoding chemotaxis protein CheB, translated as MDAQNTDVLRDIVVVAGSQGATEALRIMLAQLPADFPAAILIVIHTSPSSPGYLASVLNRYSNLPVEYAEHGQPVLPSHVYLASADRHLEVMAPGIIRLSDGPKVNFARPAADQLFMSAAEVYGSRVISLVLSGGDSDGSDGAVAVLNAGGLSFVQRPEEAAVPSMPIQAMQKVPSSVSVGVAELAATLSTAVGRIRR; from the coding sequence ATGGACGCTCAAAACACTGACGTATTGAGAGATATCGTTGTAGTGGCAGGTTCGCAAGGCGCGACGGAAGCGCTGCGGATCATGCTTGCACAGTTACCCGCCGATTTCCCGGCCGCGATCCTCATCGTGATCCACACCAGCCCGTCGAGTCCCGGCTATCTGGCTTCGGTACTCAATCGCTACTCCAACTTGCCCGTCGAATACGCCGAACATGGCCAGCCCGTGCTGCCAAGCCACGTCTACCTCGCCTCGGCCGACCGCCACTTGGAGGTCATGGCGCCGGGCATCATCCGCCTGAGCGATGGCCCGAAAGTGAATTTTGCCCGCCCCGCTGCCGATCAGCTTTTTATGAGTGCAGCCGAGGTGTACGGAAGCCGGGTCATCAGTCTGGTACTGTCAGGCGGTGACTCCGATGGTTCGGACGGTGCGGTGGCTGTTTTGAACGCCGGGGGGCTAAGCTTCGTACAGCGGCCCGAGGAAGCAGCGGTGCCGAGCATGCCCATTCAAGCCATGCAGAAGGTTCCTTCCAGCGTGAGTGTGGGCGTAGCGGAGTTGGCGGCTACGTTATCCACAGCGGTCGGCCGCATCCGCCGCTGA